In a genomic window of Candidatus Krumholzibacteriia bacterium:
- a CDS encoding DNA translocase FtsK: MRKSDVSRVNLAVTDRARAFLTIALLAVAVFLAVGLGSATPFDWPFDSSAPVLRVDNHTGPFGSALAFLVVRLFGSLLAWSVPILLAGLAIALARDAEAPVRRVALKGFVAVVLLNAFFAVSPVTRDAISLRGWLGDGVAAGLSAVFGEVGAAIVLVATVLLLALGEAHILNWVGAAARGLALRSREAFEGARAAFARRREVMRDYVKSAVERSAGDEDDAPALPQEAAADPAPVRGASTASLWDEPAEAVKKRRREPDIAIAEPPRPEPKPRARRRAPDADGDAPTTPISDASLPPLSILEQPVDTGATFTRDDLRNWSGVLEEKLNQFGVQGKVTAVHHGPVVTTFEFEPAPGVRIKDIVSRSDDLALAMRARSIRLIAPIPGRAVVGIEMPNPKARTVYLYEVLSEVTETQRLKGVMIGVGVDVVGKPFLMNLCEAPHLLIAGTTGSGKSVCLNALLASILLHYRPSDVQLLLVDPKMVEMSQYNGIPHLLHPVITDPKEAARVLEFLVAEMGRRNELFRRHGVRNLESYNAKIAMLKSDDPALERLPYIVLVVDELGDLALAKGVDIESLLTRLAQMARAAGIHMVLATQRPSVDVIVGKTKANFPTRIAFRVATKVDSRTILDTIGADKLLGKGDMLYLDAHHPQPARLHGAWVSEPEIEHLIQHWKAYRFDPSSLDLSDGRAGSAEAGGDLDPLFDDARNIVVAFKQGSTSLLQRKLHVGYSRAARLLDQLETQGIVGPPDGSKPREVYQDAAHPHD; the protein is encoded by the coding sequence GTGCGAAAGTCCGACGTTTCCCGGGTGAATCTGGCCGTGACCGATCGCGCACGCGCATTCCTGACCATCGCATTGCTGGCCGTGGCGGTGTTCCTCGCGGTTGGCCTGGGCAGCGCCACGCCCTTCGACTGGCCGTTCGATTCCTCCGCGCCTGTTCTGCGGGTCGACAACCACACCGGACCCTTCGGCTCGGCGCTCGCGTTCCTGGTTGTGCGCCTGTTCGGCAGCCTGCTGGCGTGGTCCGTGCCCATACTGCTCGCCGGCCTCGCCATCGCACTGGCGCGCGACGCGGAAGCGCCGGTGCGCCGGGTGGCGCTGAAGGGCTTCGTGGCCGTCGTGCTGTTGAACGCGTTCTTCGCGGTCTCGCCGGTCACGCGCGACGCAATCTCCCTGCGCGGCTGGCTGGGGGACGGGGTGGCGGCGGGTTTGAGCGCGGTATTCGGCGAAGTGGGCGCGGCCATCGTGCTGGTCGCGACGGTGTTGCTACTGGCACTGGGAGAGGCGCACATCCTGAACTGGGTGGGCGCGGCTGCGCGCGGGTTGGCGCTGCGCTCGCGCGAGGCGTTTGAAGGCGCGCGCGCGGCCTTCGCGCGCCGGCGGGAAGTCATGCGCGACTACGTGAAGAGCGCGGTGGAGCGCTCTGCAGGCGATGAGGACGACGCGCCCGCGTTGCCGCAAGAGGCCGCCGCCGACCCCGCGCCGGTGCGCGGCGCCTCCACCGCCAGCCTGTGGGACGAGCCGGCGGAGGCGGTGAAGAAGCGGCGTCGTGAGCCCGACATTGCCATTGCGGAGCCCCCGCGGCCGGAGCCAAAGCCACGCGCCCGGCGGCGTGCCCCGGATGCGGACGGCGATGCGCCCACCACCCCCATCAGCGACGCGTCGCTGCCGCCGCTCTCGATCCTCGAACAACCCGTCGACACCGGCGCCACGTTCACCCGCGACGACCTGCGCAACTGGAGCGGTGTGCTGGAGGAGAAGCTCAACCAGTTCGGCGTGCAGGGCAAGGTGACCGCCGTGCACCACGGCCCTGTGGTGACGACGTTCGAGTTCGAGCCCGCGCCGGGCGTGCGCATCAAGGACATCGTGAGTCGCAGCGACGACCTCGCGCTTGCCATGCGCGCGCGCAGCATCCGGCTCATCGCACCCATCCCGGGGCGCGCGGTGGTCGGCATCGAGATGCCCAACCCGAAGGCGCGCACGGTATACCTGTACGAGGTGCTGAGCGAGGTCACCGAGACGCAGCGCCTCAAGGGTGTCATGATCGGCGTGGGGGTGGACGTGGTGGGCAAGCCGTTCCTGATGAATCTGTGCGAGGCGCCGCATCTTCTCATTGCCGGCACCACCGGATCCGGCAAGAGCGTGTGCCTCAACGCGCTGCTCGCCAGCATTCTGCTCCACTACCGTCCCAGCGACGTGCAACTGTTGCTGGTGGACCCCAAGATGGTGGAGATGTCGCAATACAACGGGATCCCGCACCTGCTCCACCCCGTGATCACCGACCCCAAGGAAGCGGCGCGCGTGCTCGAGTTCCTGGTTGCGGAGATGGGACGCCGCAACGAGTTGTTCCGTCGCCACGGCGTGCGCAACCTGGAGAGCTACAACGCCAAGATCGCCATGCTCAAGAGCGACGATCCCGCGCTGGAGCGGCTGCCGTACATCGTGCTGGTGGTGGACGAACTGGGCGACCTGGCGCTGGCCAAGGGGGTGGACATCGAGTCGCTGCTCACGCGCCTCGCGCAGATGGCGCGCGCCGCGGGTATCCACATGGTGCTCGCCACGCAGCGCCCTTCGGTGGATGTGATCGTGGGCAAGACCAAGGCGAACTTTCCCACCCGCATCGCGTTCCGCGTCGCCACCAAGGTGGACTCCCGCACCATCCTGGACACCATCGGTGCGGACAAGCTGCTGGGCAAGGGCGATATGCTCTACCTGGACGCGCACCACCCGCAGCCGGCACGCCTGCATGGCGCGTGGGTGTCGGAGCCTGAAATCGAACACCTCATCCAGCACTGGAAGGCATACCGCTTCGATCCATCGTCGCTGGATCTCTCCGACGGCCGCGCGGGTTCCGCGGAGGCGGGCGGCGATCTGGATCCGCTCTTCGACGACGCGCGCAACATCGTGGTCGCGTTCAAGCAAGGTTCGACGTCGCTGTTGCAGCGCAAGCTGCACGTCGGCTACTCGCGCGCGGCGCGACTGCTCGACCAGCTGGAGACGCAGGGAATCGTCGGACCGCCCGACGGCTCGAAGCCGCGCGAGGTGTACCAGGACGCGGCGCACCCGCATGACTAA
- the accC gene encoding acetyl-CoA carboxylase biotin carboxylase subunit has translation MFTKILVANRGEIALRIMRACHELGIQTVAVHSETDIDSLHVRFADEAVCIGPNPPGQSYLNLNRIISAAEITSAEAIHPGYGFLSENSEFAEAVVSCGIGWIGPSPSAIERMGNKSLAKEMMKQAGVPVIPGSDGAVSEEDEALAIAAEIGYPVIVKAAAGGGGRGMRVARDADDLANALLIARAEAESAFGNPAVYVEKYLPAPRHVEVQLLADTHGNVVHLGERECSIQRRHQKLIEESPCMGLAPQTRERLLSTAVQGAGAMGYTSAGTMEFLVQGNEFFFMEMNTRIQVEHPVTEMVTGRDLIKEMIAVAAGEALSFSQKDVRFVGHAIECRINAEDPVKDFMPCPGRVGFVHLPGGMGVRVDSHVYQGYNISPFYDSMIAKVICHGLSRDEAVRRMLRALEECVVDGVKSTIDFQKAILREPRFQQGELSTRFLEGYQWDGQTLTLQVPAEVR, from the coding sequence ATGTTTACGAAGATTCTCGTCGCAAACCGGGGCGAGATTGCGCTGCGTATCATGCGCGCGTGTCACGAGTTGGGCATCCAGACGGTCGCCGTGCACAGCGAGACGGACATCGACTCGCTGCACGTCCGCTTTGCGGACGAGGCGGTCTGTATCGGGCCCAATCCCCCCGGGCAGAGCTACCTCAATCTGAATCGCATCATCTCCGCCGCCGAGATCACCAGCGCGGAGGCCATCCACCCCGGCTACGGGTTTCTCTCCGAGAACTCCGAGTTCGCCGAGGCGGTGGTCTCGTGCGGCATCGGCTGGATCGGCCCGTCGCCGTCGGCCATCGAACGCATGGGCAACAAGTCCCTGGCCAAGGAGATGATGAAGCAGGCGGGCGTGCCCGTCATTCCTGGTTCCGACGGCGCTGTGTCCGAGGAGGACGAGGCGCTGGCCATCGCCGCCGAGATCGGCTATCCGGTTATCGTGAAGGCGGCCGCGGGTGGGGGCGGGCGCGGCATGCGGGTGGCACGCGATGCCGATGATCTCGCCAACGCGCTGCTCATCGCCCGGGCGGAGGCGGAAAGTGCGTTCGGCAACCCGGCCGTCTACGTGGAGAAGTACCTTCCGGCGCCGCGCCACGTGGAGGTGCAGCTGCTGGCGGATACCCATGGCAACGTGGTGCACCTGGGGGAGCGCGAGTGTTCCATCCAGCGCCGCCATCAGAAGCTCATCGAGGAATCGCCCTGCATGGGACTGGCGCCACAGACGCGTGAGCGGCTGCTGTCAACGGCGGTGCAGGGCGCGGGCGCCATGGGCTATACCTCGGCCGGGACCATGGAGTTCCTGGTGCAGGGCAATGAGTTCTTCTTCATGGAGATGAACACGCGCATCCAGGTGGAGCACCCGGTCACCGAGATGGTCACCGGCCGCGATCTCATCAAGGAGATGATCGCCGTGGCCGCGGGGGAGGCGCTGTCGTTCTCCCAGAAGGATGTCCGCTTCGTGGGCCACGCCATCGAGTGCCGTATCAACGCCGAGGATCCGGTGAAGGATTTCATGCCCTGCCCGGGCCGCGTCGGTTTCGTGCACCTGCCCGGGGGCATGGGCGTGCGGGTGGATTCGCACGTCTACCAGGGCTACAACATATCGCCGTTCTACGACTCGATGATCGCCAAGGTCATCTGCCACGGCCTCAGCCGCGACGAAGCGGTGCGGCGAATGCTGCGCGCGCTGGAGGAGTGCGTGGTCGACGGCGTCAAGAGTACCATCGATTTCCAGAAGGCCATCCTGCGTGAGCCACGCTTCCAGCAGGGTGAGCTCAGCACGCGGTTCCTGGAGGGCTACCAGTGGGACGGACAGACGCTGACGCTGCAGGTGCCGGCGGAGGTCCGGTAG
- a CDS encoding PilT/PilU family type 4a pilus ATPase — protein sequence MNIKQLLEKMIEMGASDLHIKPGIPPVVRVNGKLQRMTFPAPTPREMEEVARKILTPLQREKFESTREVDFAFGVTGLARFRANFYVQRSSIVMVFRHVPVNIKKVEELGLPQIISELAVKPRGLILVTGTVGSGKSTTLAAMLSTINQNLNASIITIEDPIEFLHRDDKSIVNQREVGSDTASFHEALRHILRQDPNCIMIGEIRDAETMEIALKAADTGHLVLSTLHTVDAPQTINRIISFFPPHHHQEIRYLLASTLQAVISQRLVRRADGGGRVAAVEVLVTTGTVRECIINPEKTALLTQAMREGVTTHQMQTFDQALMKLYQDGIITLDDALRASSKPHELTLRLKGIQATSDQSWKGFEQKQEEPAGTGKT from the coding sequence ATGAACATCAAGCAGCTCCTTGAAAAGATGATCGAGATGGGGGCCTCGGACCTCCACATCAAGCCCGGCATTCCCCCCGTGGTCCGGGTGAACGGCAAACTGCAGCGAATGACCTTCCCGGCGCCCACGCCCCGCGAGATGGAGGAGGTGGCCCGCAAGATCCTCACCCCGCTGCAGCGAGAGAAGTTCGAGAGCACGCGGGAAGTCGATTTTGCATTTGGCGTTACCGGTCTTGCACGGTTCCGCGCCAACTTCTACGTGCAGAGAAGCTCGATCGTCATGGTGTTCCGGCATGTTCCGGTGAACATCAAAAAAGTCGAAGAGCTGGGGTTGCCCCAGATCATCTCCGAACTCGCGGTCAAGCCGCGCGGACTCATCCTTGTCACCGGCACGGTGGGCAGCGGCAAGTCGACCACCCTGGCCGCGATGCTCTCCACCATCAACCAGAACCTGAACGCGTCCATCATCACCATCGAGGACCCGATCGAGTTCCTGCACCGCGACGACAAGAGCATCGTCAACCAGCGCGAGGTGGGCAGCGACACCGCGTCCTTCCACGAGGCGCTGCGCCACATCCTGCGCCAGGATCCCAACTGCATCATGATCGGCGAGATTCGTGACGCCGAGACCATGGAAATCGCCCTCAAGGCCGCGGACACCGGGCACCTCGTGCTCAGCACGCTGCACACGGTGGACGCGCCCCAGACCATCAACCGCATCATCTCCTTCTTCCCGCCCCACCATCACCAGGAGATCCGGTATCTGCTGGCCTCGACGCTGCAGGCGGTCATTTCGCAGCGCCTGGTGCGCCGCGCCGACGGCGGCGGGCGCGTGGCCGCGGTGGAGGTGCTGGTCACCACCGGGACGGTGCGCGAGTGCATCATCAACCCCGAGAAGACCGCCCTTCTGACCCAGGCCATGCGCGAGGGTGTCACCACGCACCAGATGCAGACCTTCGACCAGGCGCTCATGAAGCTCTACCAGGACGGGATCATCACCCTGGACGACGCGCTGCGCGCAAGCTCCAAGCCGCACGAACTCACACTGCGCCTCAAGGGCATCCAGGCCACCAGCGACCAGTCGTGGAAGGGCTTCGAGCAGAAGCAGGAAGAGCCCGCCGGCACCGGCAAGACCTGA